The genomic segment CGCGATCCAGGAGAACCTGCACGCCTCGTGGTCCGAACTCACGTGGATCGTGGACGGCTACGTCCTGGTCTTCAGCTCGCTCATCCTGCTGGGCGGCGGGCTCGCGAACCGGCTGGGTGCGAAGAACGTCTACCTGTGGGGCATGGCCGTCTTCTTCGTCGCCTCACTCGGCTGCGCGCTCGCACCGAACGCCGCCGCACTGGTCGGCGCCCGCCTCGGGCAAGGGGTGGGCGCGGCACTCTTCATGCCCAGCTCGCTCTCGCTGCTGGTGCTCTCCTTCCCCGAGAAGCGGGAGCGGACGCGCATGCTGGGCCTGTGGTCGGCGATCGTGGCCACCTCGGCGGGGCTGGGCCCGAGCGTCGGAGGCCTGCTGGTCAGCGCGTTCGGGTGGCAGAGCATCTTCTTCCTCAATCTGCCCATCGGCCTCGTCGGCATCCTGCTGACCCTGCGCTGTGTCGCCCCGGCCGAGGTCCGCCCCGTCCGGCTGGCCGTGCCCGGTCACGTCCTGTGGATCGCGGCCCTCGCCGCACTGAGCTTCGCGCTCATCGAGGGGCCGCGCCTCGGCTGGGACGCCGGCCCCCTGCTGGTCGCGTACGCCGTACTCGTCGTCTCGGGCGGGGCGCTGGTGGCGCGCGAGCGCCGGGCCGAACACCTGGTCATGCCGTGGAGCCTCTTCCGGCGGCCGAGTTTCTCCGGTGCGAACCTGGTGGGCTTCCTCTTCAACTTCGCGCTCTACGGCAGCATGTTCATGCTTGCGCTCTACCTCCAGCACGCCCGGGGATCCAGCCCCTTGCGGGCCGGTCTGGAACTGCTGCCCATGACGATCTGGTTCCCGCTGGCCAACCTCGTCTACGCACGTGTCTCCGCGCGCTTCTCCAACGGGGCGCTGCTGACGTTCTTCCTGCTGATCGCGGGAGTCGCGTCGCTGACCATGACGGGTGTCACTTCGACGACGCCCTACTGGGTCGTGGCCGTCGCCGTCGGCATCGCCAACATCGGCTCGGGCGTCATCTCTCCCGGGATGACCGCGGCGCTGGTGGACTCCGCCGGGCCCGAGAACGCCAACGTGGCCGGCTCCGTCCTCAACGCCAACCGGCAGATCGGGACTTTGGTGGGCATCGCCGCCATGAGCGTGGTGCTCGCCACGGTCCCGGACTGGAACCGCGGACCCGCCGTCTGCTTCCTGCTGGCGGGCGCCGCCTACGTCGGCGCGGCGGTCGCCGCCTGGCGGCTGATCGTCCGGCCCGAACGCCGCGAGGCCGCCAACGCCTGAGGGTGTGCCGCCGCCCGGAGCGGCCCTCTACGGGCGGCGGTCGGCGGCACACCACGCCGAGGGCCCCGCTGGGGCGTGTCTTCGAGGTGCCGTCTGCCGGGCTCCGGCCGAACGGCGGCACTTCGACGGATCGCCCTTGCCCAGCAAGGCCCAGCAAGATCCGAACGCGGAAGCCGCCGGCGGGTCCCGCCTCAGAGAAGCGTGAGCTGGGTGGGGCCCGGGGTCGTCCCGGTCGTGCCACCGGCCGGCGGCACGGGCGGGGTGATCCGCCGGGCGGCACCCCGGGTGGGCGGGCCGATGCCGAACTCGGCGGCGATCTCGTGCACCTGCCGGGTGATCTGCCGCTGGTACCAGTGCGGGGCGTACGAACCGCCCGCGTACATCCGCTCGTACCGCGCGACGAGGTGCGGGTGGTGGTGGCCCAGCCACGCCATGAACCACTCCCGGGCGCCCGGCCTCAGGTGCAGCACGAGCGGGGTCACCGAGGTGGCGCCCGCCTCGGCGATGGCCCGGACCGTGGCCCGCAGCTGGTCGGGGCCGTCGCCGAGGAACGGGATCACGGGGGCCATGAGGACCGCGCACCCGATGCCCGCCTCCGTCAGGGTACGAACGGCATCCAGTCGGCGCCGGGGGTCGGGGGTGCCGGGTTCCACCGTGCGCCACAGCTCGCGGTCGACGAACCCCACCGAGACGGAGACGCCGACCTCGGTCACCTCGGCGGCCTGCCGCAGCAGGTCGAGATCGCGCAGGATCAGGGTGCCCTTGGTCAGGATCGAGAAGGGGTTGGCGTGGTCGCGCAGGGCGCCGATGATCCCCGGCATCAGGCGGTACCGACCCTCCGCGCGCTGGTAGCAGTCGACGTTGGTGCCCATCGCGAGGTGGTCCCCGCGCCAGCGCGGTGAGGCCAGTTCCCGTCGGAGCAGTTCCACCGCGTTGATCTTGACGACGATCTGCGAGTCGAAACCGGCCCCGGTGTCGAGGTCCAGATAGCTGTGCGTCTTGCGGGCGAAGCAGTACACGCACGCGTGACTGCAGCCCCTGTAGGGGTTGAGCGTCCACTCGAACGGCATCCGGGAGGCCCCGGGTACCCGGTTCACGACCGAGCGGGCGCGGATCTCGTGGAAGGTCATCCCCTGGAACTCAGGGGTGTCGAAGGTGCGGCTGGTGACCGCGTCGGCGGCGAAGAGCGCGGCGGCACGCGGCCCGCTCGCGGCCGCCCGTCCATCGTCCCGGCCGGTGGCGTCTCCGGCATCCGTGGTGTTCTCGGCCAGGTGGTCCCAGCGCATCGGCACCTCCTCGGTGGCTCGATTCCGAGAATAGAACACATGTTCCCTTGATCGTGCGGAGCGCCCTTCCGGCGAGTGTCCGCACGACTTCGGGCCGGCTCCTGGCCGCCTGTGGAAGGCATGGTCCGGCCGGAGGTTCACCGCCCCGATTTTGAGCGGACCCTCCCGGGGTGGTTGGCTCAGCCAGGGTCTTCATCAACCGAATGCTGGAGGAACAGCCATGGCGCAGGTCGAAGCCACGACGGAGCGGACCATCGCGGCGGACGCGGAGACGGTGTTCGACGCGCTGGCCGACTACAAGGAGGTGCGGGGCAAGGTGCTGCCCGGGCACTTCAGCGAGTACGAGGTCCGCGAAGGCGGCGACGGTGAAGGCACCCTCGTCCACTGGAA from the Streptomyces sp. NBC_01335 genome contains:
- a CDS encoding MFS transporter, which codes for MPTIGSDTLSSPPGAAPARRGAAPGLRLTALATGFVMAALDVTVVNIAGAAIQENLHASWSELTWIVDGYVLVFSSLILLGGGLANRLGAKNVYLWGMAVFFVASLGCALAPNAAALVGARLGQGVGAALFMPSSLSLLVLSFPEKRERTRMLGLWSAIVATSAGLGPSVGGLLVSAFGWQSIFFLNLPIGLVGILLTLRCVAPAEVRPVRLAVPGHVLWIAALAALSFALIEGPRLGWDAGPLLVAYAVLVVSGGALVARERRAEHLVMPWSLFRRPSFSGANLVGFLFNFALYGSMFMLALYLQHARGSSPLRAGLELLPMTIWFPLANLVYARVSARFSNGALLTFFLLIAGVASLTMTGVTSTTPYWVVAVAVGIANIGSGVISPGMTAALVDSAGPENANVAGSVLNANRQIGTLVGIAAMSVVLATVPDWNRGPAVCFLLAGAAYVGAAVAAWRLIVRPERREAANA
- a CDS encoding Rv2578c family radical SAM protein, which codes for MRWDHLAENTTDAGDATGRDDGRAAASGPRAAALFAADAVTSRTFDTPEFQGMTFHEIRARSVVNRVPGASRMPFEWTLNPYRGCSHACVYCFARKTHSYLDLDTGAGFDSQIVVKINAVELLRRELASPRWRGDHLAMGTNVDCYQRAEGRYRLMPGIIGALRDHANPFSILTKGTLILRDLDLLRQAAEVTEVGVSVSVGFVDRELWRTVEPGTPDPRRRLDAVRTLTEAGIGCAVLMAPVIPFLGDGPDQLRATVRAIAEAGATSVTPLVLHLRPGAREWFMAWLGHHHPHLVARYERMYAGGSYAPHWYQRQITRQVHEIAAEFGIGPPTRGAARRITPPVPPAGGTTGTTPGPTQLTLL